A stretch of Pseudomonas sp. CCC3.1 DNA encodes these proteins:
- a CDS encoding gamma-glutamylcyclotransferase produces the protein MPSVITTPESVCLNMSYPPRLDLGAPLTPEQLKQSLQATMACHQGGPVWLFAYGSLIWRPECSAVERVRGRVHGYHRGLYLWSHEHRGTPQLPGLVFGLDRGGSCSGFAYRLPEDNLEAALNALWLREMPVPSYRPHWLTCRLEDGSQVQALGFVLERHLPSYAGNLPDGVLSQVLASASGRYGTTRDYVEQTVSALRNHAMPDRNLEARLKRCVLAKP, from the coding sequence ATGCCTTCTGTGATAACTACTCCCGAATCTGTTTGTTTAAACATGTCTTATCCGCCGCGACTTGATCTTGGGGCGCCTCTGACCCCGGAGCAGCTCAAACAATCCTTGCAAGCCACCATGGCGTGCCATCAAGGTGGCCCCGTCTGGTTGTTCGCCTATGGCTCGCTGATTTGGCGCCCTGAGTGTTCGGCGGTAGAGCGCGTGCGTGGCCGGGTCCATGGCTATCATCGCGGGCTGTATTTGTGGTCTCACGAGCACCGCGGCACCCCGCAACTACCCGGCCTGGTCTTTGGCCTGGACCGTGGTGGCTCGTGCAGTGGCTTTGCCTATCGCCTGCCTGAAGACAACCTTGAAGCCGCGCTCAATGCTCTGTGGCTGCGTGAAATGCCCGTCCCCTCCTATCGACCGCACTGGCTGACCTGCCGACTCGAAGATGGCAGCCAGGTACAAGCGTTGGGTTTTGTACTGGAACGGCATCTGCCCAGCTATGCGGGCAACCTGCCAGACGGCGTACTCAGCCAGGTATTGGCCAGCGCCAGCGGGCGTTACGGCACCACCCGTGACTATGTCGAACAGACCGTCAGCGCCCTGCGTAACCACGCCATGCCAGACCGCAATCTGGAAGCACGCCTCAAGCGCTGCGTGTTGGCCAAGCCGTAA